The Rhopalosiphum maidis isolate BTI-1 chromosome 4, ASM367621v3, whole genome shotgun sequence region GTGTGCTTGATGTTGTTTGCTCAATAGTTCAATTCTAGGAGGGATCGATGATAAATATACCGGCATTCTTGTTCAACTGATAAAAGTCGTtcacgtttattatttttaattttattagtgcGGAAACCCAAGTTCACAGAGGTATGTTGtagaaattgataataatatattaattgcaaTTTCAGTAATTATCGGATACTcggttttaataaaactccAAAACTGGAATGCTTTAAGGTTTaagttcattaaattttaatttcaagttGTTCTTGTTCAACTAATCTTAGATGTGATATTACATCTGATGTTACTGCAAAAGGATTGCACACCCAATCAAAGATGGGaagtattttttcattttttctttaacaattatgagattattaattatcaaatcaCATGTTACTTCTCCATCTTGATCAACATTTGCTGTTAATGGAAACATTAATTgcagttgttttttttctacgtGTGAAATCCGGAGATTAATTTTCCGTAAAAACCTATAATACCTGACATCATTCTACGTAATATTCGataagtagataatatttatttaacgtgTGCCGTgacttataataactattaactaataataatgtgccgCGATGGGAAAAAGTTTGGGAACCGTTGTTCTATAGCGaaacttgttttatttacaattatttggccaatacataattactcagaaaattattctgctttagaatatgaaattaaaactatgttgtcatttaaaaaagtaataaacttaaaaaaatatttaaaaatataatttcttaataaaaacgttgtttttttaataacctgaagctatataaaaaaatgttttcaaaaaaacatgaatactttttgaaataacgagtgttttatgataaaagaatcaccctgtttatttatataaataacagtacATATCTGTGTATGTTTTGTATAGACTGTACGGTGCGCGTACAGTATAATGCTTATTATACGCATGTTTTTCGATTTAAGtgtacctattggctattatttGTTGATTTAAGCCGGCTGCGTGATATTACtcgatattttatacttcaataGTTCAATAACCAGTCTTTACGACTTCCTAtgcatatagtaatatatattaataaattaataatatttgtatagaaatGTTCTTGAGtctgtgtacattttataaattattattatttaatttttgattattgcaGTAttctacatatttatgtatagtttgtCATTTTGAAGGATCAGATTTTACCGAGAAATAAACTGTGGGTCATCTGATCTCCCAACCCTCTCCTGGGTCAGCCCTGTGTACTCTTTATAATATGACTGTGCAAAACaaataggaaaataataaatactacagGTCCTCTGCTCTAATAATTACctgctaaatttaattttattaatgataataataatataatttaacattaaataagatTTCTTCTTatagactattattattacctaccaattattgttttattaacttataatacagGACTTCATAtttgacaaattttaattatccaaTTCAGTGTTGGGAAtagataactaaaatattataaatataatagataaaaattccTAAAGTAGGTATctagataatagataaaaaatagatccccatatttttgtatttttttatactaagcAAGAACTATGCAGACATGCAGTGGCTTTGCCAAAAACTTCCCTAGGTGGAGGGAACCACTAGAtcaaataccatattatatcagtGGCGTATCTATGGAGGAGGTAATAGGGGTTATATCTCCCCCACACCCAAGAAGACTAAATTTTGTACGCAATACAacgtattgttattgtatgtaataatataaataaatgctaaACCAAATGAAGTTGACGTACTTTTAGGTTTTTtagaatcatattttatattattcacagaTGTTCCAGTCAAAAACCGcttcatacttaaatattttaaatatcactaGTCAAAAACTGAAATAAGGATAGGTAGGAACCTAGGTAACAACAACAAGAGTATTAGAGAACGACAAAtggcaacaataataatataacatagttGCAGTTGTACAATCGACGTATGCGGGCCGTGTTTCTATGTATGAGACAGATCCGTATGTTCTCGTGGATAATTGTAAgggataacaataatattatacgtagtaATGAATGCATATAACTATAAGCGGTATTCGCAGAAATAcgctataattattacctataagtaATTAGTATTGTACGtagttatataaacattataaactgtTGTGTTTTTCTGCCGCCACCTGCCGATCAGAAAATGTAACTAATAAGAAATAACCGGcaggtatacattataaataaacggaAATAACACAATAGCCAACAATTATTGGCTGCTGAGTACTGCTGACTATCAAGATGCTTTAAATTTGTTCtactttaatatgataatattatatttattacattacattattatggttttcaaacataaaatttaaaaatgtttataggtactttaatattaaataaatacttatacataaaaaaaaatatgtaaacgaACTAATATAGATAACTGAATTTTTTATCtcagataaataaaaagatgACAGGAgaatttaatctatataagataatatataagagaATATTTTCATCTAAATAAATCCCAACACTGTTTACCATTGCATTTCGGAGCTACTAAATGTGGGTGGCGGGTAGCATGTTATGTTAATagtcaataaatgaaatttacattcctacatttaataaattattaaacatctatttagaactaaaattaaaagtatttttgtcaaaacaaattacaacatttaggtacataaatgtaatatatattttgtaacatttCTAATGATGCAATATTctgatattttttacagttataacatttttaacatttttttgtataacatttccattatttataatttgtataatcaaattaaattataatataaaatacgaaaattcTTTTgacttatttgaatttttctcgTCATGCTATCAAAGTAATCCCGCGGTAATGGCAGTTGATTTGCAGTTGAGCTATTTTATGCAGTCAATCAACCTCTGAGTTGAAACACAGCCGTCACATTTTTCGTCAGATTTATGAACCATATTTCGCTCGTGGGTAGTCCATGATTCAAGACAAATATTCggttaccaaaaaaataaaactaaaataatcaaacttttagaaaatataattttattatttacctatccGAGTTGGCAGTGACGTATATAGGGGAGAGGGGAGTTTAGAGGTTTAAACCCCTCCCAAAATGTATGGTTGGTTCGGGCattgattttgattatataattaattggaatttaagaatggaattttttttaaatgtttaactttCTAATCAGTCGTCACCGTTTATATTCCTCAGTCGTCACTCATTTATAAGAATTCTAAACAACaggacaattaaaataaatttgtatttatatattgaaaaagagCTATATGATGTAgctatatgataaaaaaaaaatttaggtaatttatcaatgtatcagaaaaatacaaataaatgaacacTCACAACCGTAGTACGGTACATTACctgaaagaataataataaatataattacattttatttattaaatgggaTAGAAAACAAACTTACGTAAACATCAtcgtatatgatttataatatacactgtatTTTACACTATGGTCCACCTACAACACGGTGAAGCTTCTGTAATAATCTtagaattttgtataaaaataaatatataattattctgcGACTTAACTATTTTATGCATTGCAAgctcgaaaattaaatatgcgtTTTTACGTTATCCGGTTAACAGATTATTCGTggcaatatttatatctttggTTTTGAATGTTCATTTAATTCACCAAAATAATGAGAATAAAAACTTACGCATACACATATATTCTTCTTCTACCGGTTAAACAGCTATAGGCGTGTCTAGGTGTGGCGTAAGTGGAGTGCAAACGATCGCCgccaaattaaatgttttctttcaaaatttaatgcaaCATCGAACTGGAAAGTCAATTAATgagatattttatgaaaataaccaTAACTGAACAAATATGCAACGTGTATAAACGTGTACAATGGTACATCAAGGATACCTTTTGCCACGGATAATGTAGATATGAATACATGATGCGTTTTTTATTAGAACTcttttttgtgatatttttaatatatttaatatctaccaTCTACATTATTGTcaacactaaaataattgtaagtactttttaatttatgaatatataaaatacaaatatgaatgaccatattactatttaatatttatacgtatacatcGTCACAAATAAAGTGTTACCTGGCGTTTGGTATAGgcaaaataggtacattactGCAGTGTTCTGTTGCcgataattatatcattatgttttaatgttcagttaatcatttttatataacaacatcattaaattttataatataattcacgaATTAGATTGAGCTTATGCAAACATATGAAGTATTATGTCAGTTATTTCTATTACTTATTTCCCAATGATGACAATGGAGACAACAATTGTGTGTACATTAAAATAGTGTACGGTCAACTCAGTAAAATATCTGTAGTGCTGCAGAgtaatatcattgattataaatgtttataatcaatggtaatactattattattggtataaataaatgtatatgacTATGACTTAAGTCATAAtcgttagttattaatttttacaatgtcgtgtaaattattattacagcaaggtgaaaacattttaaacaaaaccaaaataatgtcttttataaaatttattttgatacctaaatctaatgtataattataaaatagaagtgTTCACAAACGTATCTTatagatataggtacctatagtgtaaactgataaatatttaaatttattagtttacgccaaaataattaaaaattaaacagagatgtcaaaaatatatacgtaagttcgctcataattattaaatcttagataaaaactaataattattagtagttaCTAAAGTTGAAATCGCGGAATAAGACATATCTAGGATATCTTAGTCCGtggttgaaatataattattatctatagtaaCCGTATAcccattatatagtttatagaatctgaacaactaatttttattttgcattctttggtgtttattactttttgagtcattttttgacatttcGAGGTCATTTCCCCacatttttagtcatttttacATGATTTCACATTAGTTAACttcttattgttttttgttgacCATTATGCcgataacttacttaaaactaaaattaccaCGGACTATAAGAATGTCGGTTAGTGCTCGTCTATCATAGGCGGTGATTGGGGGGGAGTGCTTAGGGGGCTTAGTCCCccaaaattattgaacatttttcaaagtCATGTGGCCGGTCGGACGTCGgatttattttactagaaCTGCCAAAATTTTGgaactttacaaaatatttttttccccgaaatttaatcgatataataattattacaacatattacctatacttacTATAGTCACGACGGATTGAAAAATTGCGTATTTAATAGGTTTTCTTTTTAGTTGGTTATTTAGTACAGTTAACGCGTATTGGAGGTAATTCAGTGGACGCCGCTTATAAGACTCACTTTGGGACCAGCACAAAGTGAGTCTTATAACCGAACGAATCTTATAGGCGAAGtggggaaaaaaaattacatatttatgaattttattttactatatattttgctttaattaaattttaaaatatgaactttccTCGTATTTAGTTTTCCATTTTGTTGACTATCCAAAATTTTGGTTTTCCGTTGTATTGGATTTCTACGTTTTTAGCTTTCCGTATCTTTAGCGATCTACTTTTAGGTGCTCTTCATCTTAGgactcatttataaatattttccaacTAGTcattttccataaaattagtaatccaatttttctttttccttaatattatttaccgtgaaattattttcaattaatttatattcaattgcaattatatttcctttaaatttttttcagtaaaatatttttccgtttaattattttcgtaaCTTTTGATTTCCGTGATATTAGTTCCAACACTTTATATGCTCCCTTTTATGGGCCGAAGCCCCCCCCAGCCCCTTTCCCTCAAAACcaggaaatatttattaagtctgCTTATTATGTCCTATCATACGTAAATTGTAgaagttcaataaaattaaaaattacctcAGCCcctaccaaaaaatatttctaaatacgcCTCTGCTTATAATGCGGTCTCTtcgtttttacttattaacacGGCAAATTTTCaacgataacaattattatattgacaacggtaatattattacggtaATTGTACAcggtatcataatttttaacagtCACATTCGGAGTAATAACTGATTTTCGTAGTAATGTATTCGGAGCAGTTGTAGTATTATTCGGTGAAATCACTTTTCGGGGCTACGGTGTTATCTcgcatttttatcatattcgaTATCGCCCATCGTGATCCATAGCGCGTTATCAACGTTCGTTGTTCGGCACTTGGACGTTTGACCGTGCGCGTCCGTCGTCCGTGCGCATCTCTTCATTTCACTTTGCGCGCGCACTACCGCCGGCCCTGCGGTATTCGCTCTTCTTCTTTCGATGTGAGACGATTTTCACTGAGGAGCGTCTCGCCAACGCTTTTTTTCAACATCTAAACTCTGCACTCGCGTTTGGAGCTCGTCAACGTCGGTTTCCAGTGTGGAACCATGGCCAACTCCGTGCGCAAGATTTGCACGAAAATCGGAAACGGTCATCAGTACTTATTGGGCACGGCCAAAACGACAGCGTACGGCGGTCACGTCGTGTCGGACACCGTTCAACAGCATCACTTGGCCAGACCACAGGTAATTCGCTCGCCCGTGACCTTAATTGCTTGCCGATAAGGTCACCTGCCAAGGGTGTTTCCTACAATGTGGTGGTTTTTCCGGTTTCAGGTCGAAACATTGTGCAAAATCAACTATGCCGAAAATTCGTTACGTCGGTCACAACCGTTGCTCGATTACATTGTTCGACCTGTCAAAAACAAACAATCTGCAGAAGCAGCGGCTGTTGAATGGTTTAACAGACACACAAATCCCGAAAATGATGTTTGTCACAGCAGTGCGTTTAAACAAGACGATCCCATCAAGTCTGACAAAAATACTAGCACGTCAGATTCTAAAGGACTACCAAGTGCAGAACAGCTAGACCGTGTTTACAATAGGTTGGGGGAAGATGTAAGTaatgaactatattattaggtattgttACTATACGTTTAACTTACATAATACAACTCAAACAAGTTATGTTttccatcatttttttttcttttagttaCCATTAATGTTTAAGCAAAATTTAGATTATGCATTATACCATCCCAAATTGGTATTTGAGAATAACATCAGAGGAACAAAGAGTGTGTaagtaaataaagaaaaataatttctgtaCAATTCATAACTTATTACATGAAATCTATTTTTAGAggcttagaatattttatgtcaatAATTTCTATACTGCGTTTGATGGGCCATATTAAGTATGCttttgtaaaatttgatattttaaaaattaccaaacATCCAGAAGATGGAACGATTAAAATACGTTGGAGAATCAAAGGTATATCAGGAATGAAAGTGTTTCTGAAGTTTTGGAAATTCAGACTATGGAATTTGGAACAAGTCATTAAAGAAAATGTAGAATCGtatgtgaattattttttgtataatttgataacaaaATCAACTAATAAGTTTATAGTTAAGCATTTATTCTAAGGTTTTTTATCTTACAATTgactttttatagattttattataattttaagtttattaatatcttataattatgtagtttTAACAAAACCCAATTCTTTtaacttcatattttaataatatttctttcatTCAAGCCagttcaatttatatagtgaATCTtccatttaattacattttaaagaaatatttttaggaactacatacaaaatttatttaatttgatctcTCAAATTTCTGTACTAGAagaatttttttgtgttaGTCATACTGATTAAttctatttaagtttatttaaggaattaaattaaatattcatttttctattataatataaatttaagaatatattttaacaatgattttaatagtatcctatattaacaattatcaaCATATAgagatattattcaaattttatctttattattgaaatcataatttaaaaaaaaggtaaggcaagtgggtatcgctctgctgtatagtagagatggggAGTagatcactataatggatgtgttaaatttgaatgcaatgacagatatcattgtatatgaaaaacgattttgaacagagatgatttgtcagtttaGGAttattagtaggatatattatattaatatctatatttaaattgtaatatatcgttattttacgtgatttcgtaaaaaattaaatttcatacattcataaaaatttttttatattgacgctagaatttttttacagttatttgaagaaaaagttatggagaaccttgtattgggtttacttgcaaattttcacgattttgacatatttcgtaaatatataactttaaatgcttataaacaaaaattgtgatcaacaatttttgattttttttactacaataaacttataataaatcttttcaattttgaagattttttggaatattaaatttttcatatcggcatttcaaaaaaaaaaaaaaaaaaacaattaaaaatttcaattgtctataaatagcttaaaaaaagtcaaaatattttgaaaatttaattgtaaatagtttatgttaatataaacatttggtgaaaatttaaagtatttttaatgattcgtttttgaattgCAGTAAAATAAAGAAGTCGAAACTGCCTATACGTAAAAATTCCCTAAAAAACCATATTGTTCTTTTCTTTTGACCTCTCAAACTACCTactagatttatttttcttttcaaaaaggggctgaagtcaaaaatcaaagcactattactactccaaaacgtgatgacagacaaaaaataaaataaaaataggtttaagaataaaaacatataattgtaaaatcaatacattatttatcactccgttcaaaatttaaaaaaaattaataaaaatctaactttattagtaaattaattaattaaatttattctaggTGGCATGA contains the following coding sequences:
- the LOC113556891 gene encoding uncharacterized protein C6orf136 homolog codes for the protein MANSVRKICTKIGNGHQYLLGTAKTTAYGGHVVSDTVQQHHLARPQVETLCKINYAENSLRRSQPLLDYIVRPVKNKQSAEAAAVEWFNRHTNPENDVCHSSAFKQDDPIKSDKNTSTSDSKGLPSAEQLDRVYNRLGEDLPLMFKQNLDYALYHPKLVFENNIRGTKSVGLEYFMSIISILRLMGHIKYAFVKFDILKITKHPEDGTIKIRWRIKGISGMKVFLKFWKFRLWNLEQVIKENVESWHDGFSIFYLGSDGLVHKLTADKMQPDNDPVIEEKNPLATKLALFLGLSPQLGNLDCLISFDSEQTNELLKMVIMSLEDVI